The following are encoded in a window of Castanea sativa cultivar Marrone di Chiusa Pesio chromosome 5, ASM4071231v1 genomic DNA:
- the LOC142637497 gene encoding tyrosine decarboxylase-like, with product MGSLNSDNVASHTSSSNISPLDPEEFRRQGHMIIDFLADYYRNIEKFPVLSQVEPGYLQKRLPKSTPHYPEPIETILQDVQEHTVPGLTHWQSPNFFAYFQCTSSIAIFLGDMLSTGFNVVGFNWIASPAATELETIVMDWLGEILDLPKSFLFSGNGGGVIQGTTCEAVLCTLVAARDQMLSQIGRENLVKLVVYASDQTHSAFQKAAQIAGIHPMNFRAIKTSKSTSYALSPDSLRAQIGEDVEAGLVPLFLCSNVGTTPMATIDPLESLCAVAKDYGMWVHVDAAYAGSACICPEFRHFIDGVEGANSFSLNPHKWFLTSLDCCYLWVKDSSALIKSLSTNPEFLRNKASDSKQVVDYKDWQITLSQRFRSLKLWFVLRSYGTVANLRSFMRNHVKMAKLFEGLVAMDKRFEIVVPTNFAMVCFRILPSAISETVYKNGKLDIVSEEHANEANRKLLESINMSGCVFVTHVVVEGVYVIRFAVGATPVEERHVITAWKVVQEHANIILST from the coding sequence atggGTAGCCTCAATTCTGACAATGTAGCCAGCCACACTTCTTCCTCTAACATTAGCCCTTTGGACCCTGAGGAGTTCAGGCGACAAGGCCATATGATCATAGATTTCCTAGCTGATTATTATCGCAATATAGAGAAATTCCCGGTTCTAAGCCAAGTCGAACCGGGATATCTCCAAAAACGCTTGCCAAAGTCCACCCCACATTATCCAGAACCCATTGAAACCATTCTCCAAGACGTGCAGGAGCACACTGTTCCTGGTTTAACACATTGGCAAAGCCCAAACTTCTTTGCTTACTTCCAATGCACTAGTAGCATAGCAATTTTTCTTGGAGATATGCTTAGCACCGGCTTCAATGTGGTTGGATTCAATTGGATTGCATCACCGGCCGCTACTGAGCTAGAGACAATAGTCATGGATTGGCTTGGAGAGATACTTGATTTACCCAAGTCTTTCCTTTTCTCTGGCAATGGTGGGGGTGTGATACAAGGTACTACTTGTGAGGCTGTTTTGTGCACACTCGTCGCTGCAAGGGATCAAATGCTTAGCCAAATTGGCAGAGAAAACCTGGTGAAGTTGGTAGTTTATGCTTCTGACCAAACACATAGTGCATTCCAAAAAGCTGCACAAATAGCAGGGATCCATCCAATGAATTTCAGAGCCATCAAGACTTCTAAGTCAACATCATATGCACTATCACCAGACTCACTACGAGCCCAAATTGGCGAAGATGTGGAAGCAGGCCTAGTCCCATTGTTTTTATGTTCCAATGTGGGAACAACTCCAATGGCTACCATTGATCCACTAGAATCGTTATGTGCTGTGGCAAAAGATTATGGAATGTGGGTTCATGTTGATGCTGCTTATGCTGGAAGTGCTTGTATTTGTCCTGAGTTTCGGCACTTCATCGATGGTGTTGAGGGTGCGAACTCATTTAGTCTCAATCCACACAAATGGTTCTTAACCTCTTTGGATTGTTGCTACCTTTGGGTAAAAGATTCGAGCGCCTTGATAAAGTCACTCTCAACCAACCCAGAGTTCTTGAGGAATAAAGCCTCGGATTCAAAGCAAGTGGTGGACTATAAAGACTGGCAGATAACCCTAAGCCAAAGATTTCGTTCCTTGAAATTATGGTTTGTGCTTAGAAGCTATGGTACTGTAGCTAACCTTAGGAGCTTCATGAGAAACCATGTGAAAATGGCCAAACTTTTTGAAGGGCTCGTAGCTATGGATAAAAGGTTTGAAATTGTGGTCCCTACAAATTTTGCCATGGTTTGTTTCAGGATTTTGCCATCAGCAATAAGTGAGACAGTATACAAAAATGGTAAGCTTGACATAGTAAGCGAGGAACATGCGAATGAGGCAAACCGCAAATTGTTGGAGTCCATCAACATGTCGGGCTGTGTCTTCGTGACTCATGTTGTGGTCGAGGGAGTATATGTGATACGATTTGCCGTTGGTGCAACTCCAGTTGAGGAACGACACGTTATCACGGCTTGGAAAGTGGTGCAGGAGCATGCAAATATCATACTAAGCACTTAA